In Rosa rugosa chromosome 4, drRosRugo1.1, whole genome shotgun sequence, the genomic stretch ttaccacataattccattaaggatttaatgcgaaatGCTTCCgggttgtagtcaagaactgacttgaaatcacagaagcagaggctatgccatctcacttctaggtcaggaagcagggagtcacggacgttgccaaatctttcttcgagtgagacccacaaccttatggtgtcttcttcattcatacactcatactggagcgaatcatccatatgacgagtcattaggatgatgactttcaccttatttgcctctaaggctgctctatttacttccaaagcttgagcttgctcaacagttagcacgtcctagctaggctcgagaatcatatccaagattccatcggcATTGAGATGCTAgaggacatcacgaacccacctgtgatatccagagccagttgttcccaatggagtaaagtccaatttgttcaggttactcatcctgaaagagaacaagaaattagggttagtttcggagcgtaaaaggctaccacgaaaacatataaaatttctgagcgtaatcgcttccaagaaattcaattccaagagatattggattagattgaaacaatgacgtaagtggtcgatcataaattctctacaaactctaagtttggagatctcaacaagctccaagcttggagtgagcatgaACCTCCACAGTtaggcttaattaggtctcccctatgatgaagaaagggtggtagaagaagggagtttgcaagtccccgagaaaaagaagagaaaagaaataaaaacgggaacttttagtaaaaaatacctcgaaataggtcgccggaaatttggccggaaaagtcaccggaaaatggCCGGAAATCTGGCttgaaaagtcgccggaaaagttgtcgGCGGCGGCTGACCGGAGAGTTGACCGGTGGTTGACCTGGGCTGGGCTGCTccctccttcttcttttttccactTGGGCCGCGTCagttttcttcttctctggGCTGAGCCTTCTTTCTTCTCTGGGTTGCGTattcctctttctttctttcttttctggcttgggtttttttcttcttctgggctgCTCCtccttttccctttttttttttttctgggaatGAAACCGACGGTTCAATACGTGCAGTAATTCCACCGCCCGGTTCATGATCTCTCTGGCCGTTTTTGGCTGTAATTTTACCGGTTCCGGGTTTTTGGGTTTAGGGAGTCTGTGATGGAGAAGTTTCACGGTTGAAGGCAGACTGGAAGGGCATGAACCGGTCAGGAGACAATCGCTCTCTTCTTGCGGCCGGTTCGGGtattttccggccggttctggggatggcgccgccggttctaaactcctgggattgagggcttcaatatatgaggtagtggttgctagggtttgaaggctacgaatttagggtttcagggttacagattcgtgctgataacgtgtttaaggaaaacagaaattggaagagaattgagtcatactttcattgataattttatatagaggattacaaaacatagaatcagagttatacaaggaaagataatcgtacaattaatcggatatttatgaatatctctaattcaaaaccttaTTACAACTATGTCAAGTAATCTAaggtttgggccagacacatattctgaatttacttAAACAATATTTCAATTATTCGACTGAGGCTTTAAGAATCTTAAGGGCCCGTCTAGTGTTAAGTTAACATGGCCATCATCATCAATGACTTTGAGGGGAGACCGATCAAGTTGAATCCCAAGGATCGACATGGGTTATAGAGCCCTTAAAGCAAAGCCTCCAGAAAGTTTTGTAGGCTGATCGAGAATGTTGCCTCATGAAATGATCGACAAGATTCTAATTTCTATGACTCATCATCTATGTGACTGTGAACAGTTTACCAGTCTAATAGGGCATTCCGGAACAAGGGCAAGACAGTCCTTTTAGAGAAACCTTTCAGGCAAAAAAATGCAGCAGGCAACTAGCTCAGACTACAAGCACGGGTATGATTAATTTATAAAACTCAGTtactattctaaaaaaaaaaaaaattatgaacaCTACCAGTTCTTCCTCCCAAAATTGTTTAACACAACCACTTGCTAGGCCTTGTGTTCCATTGAAGAGGCAGAGGCCCGtgtgcttcttctttttctaggttttttttttttggcaatgagCCCAAGTTCTTTAGGAGCAGTAATCCAAGAGAACAGGGAAAAAGATGAGAGAGGTTGAAGACAGAAGAAGCTTATGCGGGTGAGTCTATTGGCCTTTACTGCAGTGACAAAAGCATACTACTTGTTCTACGAAGATGTGGAGGTTTTTGTCTGTCTAAGCAGGAAAACCATCACACATTTATGTATCTGTTACCATCATAGTTGCATCAAGTAGCATTGTTTGACTCTTCATAATAAACTGGTTTTCGATATGCTTTGTAGTATCCATCACAACAGGCTGCCGGCCAACAGAAATAGACCGCAGCAGGCCggaaattaattaagaaaacaagGTGGCAAGTTCATTTATGAGCTTCCCTTTAACATATCCTATCACACATAAGGTCTAACAACCTATATATATTGCTATCATTGTCTTCTATATATGCAAAGAGAGATTGTAGAACTATATGTTCAAAATACCAGTGGAGAGATGGAAGAAAGCAAGGACAGCCATAAGGGTGAAAAAGGTGAGACATcagcttctccttcttcaccttGTCCATTACAATTACGTTACAGAGAGTTACCTTATTACCTTCAAAGTTGTGCACTGTACTGTTCCATCTTCCCTGAGAGCTACCAGCTTTCAAAAGGGAAACTTATCCGGTTACTAGTAGCCCAAGGATTGATACAAGAAAAAGCAGGGAGGACTATGGAGGATGTAGCAGAAGAATATGTATGTGAATTGATCAACCAGCGACTGCTTCGAGTAAAGGATGAATACTCTCGGACAAGAGGGACTCAATTGAGGGTCCCCTGTTGTCTTCAAAAGTTCTGTCTTGACCAACTGAAGGAAGGAAAATTTGCAGCCTTTGGGGTTTTCATTTGTTCAGACATCACACAACTCATATCCCAAATGAACAATCTTCAACTAACTGCTTTGTTCCTGCTAGCAAATCAAAATCTATCTCAACATGATGGTAGTTGGCTACAATTTGATGGGGCGAACACTTTAAGAGTGCTTGAGCTACAAGATACCAAAATCAAAAAGTTACCAGATGAAGTGGGAAGCCTAATACATCTCACGTATCTTGGCTTGAAAAGCACGGATATAAATGAACTTCCAGAGGGGCTAGGCAGATTAGAAGCCCTGCAAACTTTGGATATTAGATGGTGTGGGGATTTAACAGGCTTGTCAGCTGAGATACTAAATCTTGTAAGGTTGAGGCACCTCAAGATGTTCAAGAACAAATGCATTTCTGGGATGAAGCTACCGGCAGGAATAGGAAGACTCACAGATCTTCTGACCCTGACAGGTATACACGCTGGTGGTGGCACTGCAGCTGAAGTAGGTAACCTGACAGGGCTCAGAAGACTAGGAGTGATGGATGTGGACGAGGAGAATGTCATTGAGCTATTTGCCTCCATTATGAAGATGCAAGGCCTTCTTTCCTTGTGTTTAGAAGCAAAACACATATTCCCTCAGGGACAACTTATCCTCCTGGAGTCCTTCTCACCTCCGCCATTTCTTCAAAAGCTTCGCCTCGAGGGCATCCTAGAAAAGCTGCCTGCTTGGTTTGGTTCCTTGGAAAGGCTCACAAACTTAAGATTAGGCTTCTCCCATTTGTCTGAGAACCCATCATTGGTACTTCAAGTCCTACCCAACTTGAAAAACTTAACCCTTTGGCAGGCTTACGATGCAAAGCAAATAGGGAAAGAGTTCTGTAGTGCTGGTGGGTTTTCCAAGCTCGAGGTTCTCATCATTGCTTCTTGTGTTCTCGAGGAGTGGACAGAACTTGAAGAGGGAGCACTACCTAGCTTGAAGTACCTCCACTTGCACAGTTGTCTGCGGCTGAGGATGTTACCTGAAGGTCTGCAATCCCTCACCACACTGAAGCAGTTGCATTTGCTGCCTCTGCTGGATGATCATGCAGAACGGCTGAAACCTGATGGTGGAGAGGAGTATTACAAAATTAAGCACATTCCAGAGATATCATACATTACCAACTCTATGGTACAAGAATATGTGAAAACTGGGCATGGAGGAACAGTCATGATGCAAGGATAAATTTCTCCACATGTCTTTCACTGTATCTCGTAACCAGAGTTTACGTTCTTTATTAAATATGCAATATTTAACCCTTTATAAGCTTTCAAATTGCAACCATGTCAGTAAAATAAACATTTGAGGAACCAGATAGATGCTGTTAcctactttttttgtttttgtttttttgatatATCAATGTAGCCACAAACCCTAATCACTGGACTTTGAATATGCATCGAGTTCAACCAGATGGCCCCTTAATATTATGTTCGACTCCCTATTAACCTTCAATCTCAGTATCACATCAATCAGATTCAAACTTATAACAATTCATCAACTTAGTTATCATTCTTTATGAAACACCAGAAGAGCTGCATAAAAAGCCAGAAGCTAAAGCAAGCAGCATAATTCATGATCTTAAAGAAATAGTTAAAAAGTAAGATCTTCTTGTTCCTACCACAAGATAGATTGTCAAAGTAATACAAAGAAATATGACTAACTACCTTTAATCCAGCTAACCCCAGTCGTTTTCCTCAATTGTCTTTCTGTAATGTAATCCCTTAGCTTCTTTGAATCATCCCACCTCCCATCACCAGCATATATATTCGAAAGCATGACTGTGTAAGCACTTTTTTCAGAATTACTTTCAAAGAGCTTTTGAGCTATAATTTCTGCCAGCTCAGAATCCCCACAGGCATCACAGCATGATAAAAGTGCTCCCCAAATGCCACTGTCCACTGGTTCTGGCAAGGACAAGATCAGATTGTAAGCCTCTTCCAACCTACCCTCCAACCCAAGAAGCTTCACCAGATGAACATAATGCTCTGCTCTAGCTTCAATGCCAAACTCTTTTCtcatttttctgaaaatttctcGGCCATCTTTGACTAGGCCAGAATGACAGCATGCACAAAGGAGAGCAGAGAAAGTAGATTCATCAGGTACTAATCCGTTTCTCAGTATCTCATTAAACATTCTAAACGCCTCAGCGGCAAGTCCATGCAAACCAAGACCCAATATTAATGAATTGTATGAAACAATATTCTTCTCTGGCATGATCTTAAAAACACGAGTCCCTATCCCCATGAAACCACACTTTGAATACATGGCTATGAGAGCAGAGGAAATCATGACATCTGATTCAAGTCCACGTCGAAGAACATAAGCATGTATCTCACTACCAGGCGCTACATTTGCTATCTGAGAAGCAGCAGCCAACACACTGGCAATCAAAATAGGATCTGCCTTCTTGCCTTCCATGTTCAAACACTTGAAGAAGAACAATGCCTTCTCATAATCTCCAGACTGAGAATACCCAGTTATCAAAGAAGACCAAGTAACTAAATCTGGCTCAAACAAACCACTAAAAACTTTATGTGCAGAGTCCATACACCTGCATCTTGAATACATGCTCACAAGTACACTACATACATGATCATTAGAATCCAAATTACTTTTCAAACAAATACCATGTATTCCTTGGCCAACACTTATCAAGCTCGAATCTTTTAAACCCGAAAGCAACCCGACAAATGTATATCCATCAGGCACTACCTTCATGCATCTCATCATACTAAACAATTCTAGCCCTTTATCCCAAAACCCGAAATTTCCATAACCCGAAATCATAGAATTCCACATTACCAAGTCCAGCTGCGGTGTCCCATGAAACACCCTACTTGCTTCATCAACAAGGCCCAGTTTTGAATAAGCAGTAACAAGTGCACTGCTACAAATTGAGTCCAGTCCCAACCCAGAAACTGTAACTCCACAATGCATAAGTCTCAGTCCTTCTAAATCAAAGTTGTCAGAGCAGGCACGTATAAGACAAGCATAAGTGAAGTTATCAGGTTTGGTTTCACTTCTAACCATCCTATTAAACAGAGAAAATGCATGGTCAAATTTGTGAGCTTGAGCGTGGGCTCGAATAATGGAATTCCAAAGATAAACACTTCGGCTGGGACTTTCATCGAACACCTTACGTGCAGA encodes the following:
- the LOC133744255 gene encoding putative pentatricopeptide repeat-containing protein At1g64310 → MLFQFQLLHLDLSKVYQSLSRTKQLHALIIKTHLSHDPFYATRIVRFYAVNGDLHSARKVFDESPSRSVYLWNSIIRAHAQAHKFDHAFSLFNRMVRSETKPDNFTYACLIRACSDNFDLEGLRLMHCGVTVSGLGLDSICSSALVTAYSKLGLVDEASRVFHGTPQLDLVMWNSMISGYGNFGFWDKGLELFSMMRCMKVVPDGYTFVGLLSGLKDSSLISVGQGIHGICLKSNLDSNDHVCSVLVSMYSRCRCMDSAHKVFSGLFEPDLVTWSSLITGYSQSGDYEKALFFFKCLNMEGKKADPILIASVLAAASQIANVAPGSEIHAYVLRRGLESDVMISSALIAMYSKCGFMGIGTRVFKIMPEKNIVSYNSLILGLGLHGLAAEAFRMFNEILRNGLVPDESTFSALLCACCHSGLVKDGREIFRKMRKEFGIEARAEHYVHLVKLLGLEGRLEEAYNLILSLPEPVDSGIWGALLSCCDACGDSELAEIIAQKLFESNSEKSAYTVMLSNIYAGDGRWDDSKKLRDYITERQLRKTTGVSWIKGFSRSA